AGAAGATAAACTGCACTCGGCAATTTGAAAGCAAGCTTTCATTGCGCTCATTTGCATTATCTTTGCAAAAATTTAAAATGAATAGGATTATGAAGGAATTATTCTTTAATACAATACAGGAGTTCAACGACTACATTGGGGTGAAAACGCTTCATCCTCTGGTAAGCATTGCACGTGTAGAGAACACCTCTCCTATACAGGAGGCTGTGCACCATTACGGACTTTACGCCCTCTTCCTGAAGGAAAACAAGGGCTGCAAATTGTCATACGGCAGAACAGAATATGATTTTGACGAGATGACCGTAACCTCGTTTGCTCCAGGACAGTCGATTAAGGTTGAACCCATTCCTGGAGTACCGCTTGCCAAATATACGGTATTGGCTTTCCATCCCGAGTTGCTCAATCGCACCCAGCTTGGCAAGAACATCTCCCGCTATGAGTTCTTCGACTATACAAGCAACGAAGCTCTACATCTATCCGCTGCCGAGGTAAACATCTTCCGTGATGTGCTCTCAATGATTAAGCAGGAACTCGAGCATCCTATAGATAGACATTCGCGTGAACTCATCGTTTCAAACATCGAGTTGCTGCTGAACTACTGCCTGCGCTTCTACGACCGACAGTTTATCACACGCGAGGAGATAAATCATTCGGTGGTAAAGAAGTTCATCTCTCTGCTCGATGAATACATTGCCCGGAAAGCGGAGCATGAAGGGCTGCCTACCGTAGCCTACTTTGCCGACAAATGCTGCTATTCTACCAAATATTTCGGTGAATTAGTCAAGACAGAGACTGGCAAAACCGCAAAGAGTCTGATCAACGACCGACTGCTTTCTGCAGCCCGTCAACTACTTGTAGATGAAACCTTAACCATTATGCAAGTCAGCCAGCGCCTCGGCTTTGAATATTCTCAGCACTTCGTCCGCTTTTTCAAGGCACAGACGGGAAAGACTCCAAGCGAGTACCGCAAAACTGCTTAAATATAATGAAGCATATATAGAATAACTGATATTTTTTACATCGAAGATGTTTTCTGGAGAAGAATTTGAAAATATGGAGAAGATTAAAAAAAAATGATACAATGAAGAAAATAGTACAGACAGCAGGGCGCACCCAGTTGGGTGAGTTTACCCCAGAGTTCGCTCACCTCAACGACGACATCCTCTTTGGAGAAGTATGGAGCCGCAATGACCTGCTTTCATTGCGCGACCGCAGTTTGGTAACAATCACTTCGCTCATCAGCCAAGGAATCACCGACAGCTCGCTGAAATATCACTTGCAGTCGGCAAAGAATAACGGAATTACCCGCACTGAAGCGGCAGAGATTATTACTCACATCGCCTTCTACGCAGGTTGGCCAAAGGCCTGGGCTGCCTTCAATCTGGCAAAGGAGGTATGGAACGAGGACGTGAAAGGCGAAGACGCCAAGGCTGCTTTCCAGCGCGAGATGATATTCCCTGTTGGCGAACCCAACATAGCTTACGCCAAATACTTCAAAGGCAACAGTTATCTGGCACAAATATCTGACAGTCAGATACCTTTCTTCAACGTTACCTTTGAGCCTGGTTGCCGTAACAACTGGCATACGCACCACGCCACAAAGGGCGGCGGACAAATGCTGGTAGGTGTAGCCGGACGTGGCTGGTATCAGGAGGAAGGAAAGCCTGCGCAGGAAATCCTCCCCGGCACAGTCATCCATATTCCTGCCAACGTGAAGCA
This Segatella copri DSM 18205 DNA region includes the following protein-coding sequences:
- a CDS encoding helix-turn-helix domain-containing protein, with the protein product MKELFFNTIQEFNDYIGVKTLHPLVSIARVENTSPIQEAVHHYGLYALFLKENKGCKLSYGRTEYDFDEMTVTSFAPGQSIKVEPIPGVPLAKYTVLAFHPELLNRTQLGKNISRYEFFDYTSNEALHLSAAEVNIFRDVLSMIKQELEHPIDRHSRELIVSNIELLLNYCLRFYDRQFITREEINHSVVKKFISLLDEYIARKAEHEGLPTVAYFADKCCYSTKYFGELVKTETGKTAKSLINDRLLSAARQLLVDETLTIMQVSQRLGFEYSQHFVRFFKAQTGKTPSEYRKTA
- a CDS encoding carboxymuconolactone decarboxylase family protein, whose product is MKKIVQTAGRTQLGEFTPEFAHLNDDILFGEVWSRNDLLSLRDRSLVTITSLISQGITDSSLKYHLQSAKNNGITRTEAAEIITHIAFYAGWPKAWAAFNLAKEVWNEDVKGEDAKAAFQREMIFPVGEPNIAYAKYFKGNSYLAQISDSQIPFFNVTFEPGCRNNWHTHHATKGGGQMLVGVAGRGWYQEEGKPAQEILPGTVIHIPANVKHWHGAAKDSWFAHLAFEIPGENTSNEWQEAVSDEEYNKIK